AAAAACTTTATTTCAATTTTCTTTATTAATTTTACAAATCACTATTTTTTGATTTTTTATGAACATTGTTTTTCTGGACGCTTACACTCTAAACCCCGGTGACCTAAGTTTTTCCGGATTGGAAGCTTTGGGCAATTTTAAGGCTTATGACAGGTCTGAGTCAAAAGACCTTCAAAGCAGGATGAAAAATGTGGAAGTCGCCATTGTCAATAAATTTCCGGTAAATGAGAAAACGCTCAACCTTATGCCCGATCTGAAATATATCGTCGTTGCTGCGACAGGTTATAATAATATCGATATAGAAACCGTAAAAAGGAAGAATATTCCAGTCAGTAATGTCAAAGGATACAGCACGGAAGGAGTTGCACAGCATGTGTTTGCGTCTATCATGACTCTGTTTAACAGAATTGCATATTATGATGAAAAGGTAAAGTATGGGGAATGGTCCACTTGTCCGGATTTCTGTTTTTACCATCATTCCATTCAGGAATTGAGCGGACTGACGATGGGCATAATCGGATATGGGGATATTGGTAGTAGAGTGGGGGGCATTGCTCACGCTTTTGGGATGAAAGTGCTGGCATCTACGAGAAATCAGGATAAACCTAAACCTGATTTTATTAAATTTTCTGACCAAAATATCATTTTTAAAAATGCAGATATTATTACACTTCATGTACCATTAAGCGAGGAAACAAAAGAAATAATAAATCGGAATTCCTTATCGACGATGAAAAAAAATGCAATCCTCGTGAATACCGCCAGAGGACCCTTGATCAATGAATCAGATTTATTAGATGCTTTGAACGAAAAAACAATCTCCGGAGCTGTTTTGGATGTGCTCTCAAAAGAACCTCCCGAAAATGACAATCCACTTTTGAAACATCCAACTGTTTTAATTACGCCGCACATTGCATGGGCGGGGCTGCAATCACGACAACGATTGTTAAATGGTCTGATTGAAAATATATCGCAATATCAAAAAGGGGAAATTTTGAATCGGGTAGTTTAAAAGACATTAAGCTTTAGCCGGAATCCTTGTAAATTTGGTAGTTCCATCCATTGCTTTTAGCATAAAATTATCTTCCAGACCATTAACCAACCAGGTTTCAATGCCTGCTTCGGATGCTAACCTTGCAGATTCCAATTTTGATTTCATACCGCCGGAACCTAAATCAGATTTACTGTCATCTATTTGTTCTATGATAGTTTGGACATCATCCAGTACAGGTATGGTTTCATCAGGTTGATGGTTGTTTAATTTATACACACCGGAAGTGTTGGTCGCCAAAATCATCAGATCTGTTTTGGTTAGCCGTGCGGTAAGAGAAGCCAGTTTGTCATTATCCCCGAATTTTATTTCTTCGGTCGCAACCGTATCGTTTTCATTGATAATCGGAATGTAATTATTGGCTATCAATGTTTTGATAGTATTGACAATGTTGTCCCTGCTGGTTTGTCTTTCAAAATCATTGTAAGAAAGAAGACACTGCGCAGTGTGTAATTTGAAATCGTGAAAACAGTCCTGTATAATCCGCATCAGATGAGGTTGGCCGATTGCCGCCAATGCTTGTTTTACCTCAATATCCTGACCGGCATCATGGAGGTAAACAAATTGCCTGGCAACAGCTATCGCACCTGAACTGACAATGATGAAATCATACTTATCTTTCAATTTCAGGATTTGTCTGCCTATGTCTTCGAGTTTACCCCTTGATATGGAAGTAGTACTTTTTGTAAGTGTTCCTGTCCCTAATTTGAGTAGAATTAATTTTTTATCTGATTTGTCCATTTCCTTTGATATACCATTTATTGGATACTAGGTGTTGCGTCCCCAACGGCCCTCTGTGATGTAATTTGTCTGTGCTGATAGCCAATTCTGCCCCTAATCCCAGAGAACCACCATCTGTGAATCTGGTGGATACATTATGATAAACTGCTGCTGCATCGACTTTTTCCATAAAATCATTTGCTATAGTTTCGGTTTCTGTCATAATCGTGGCAGAGTGTTTACCTGAATGTGTATTGATTTTGTTTATCGCATCTTCTATTCCTGCCACTTCGGACAACATGATGATGTTATCTAAATACTCTGTTTCCCAATCTGATTTTTCGGCAGCAATAGTATTCTTAAAAACGGACGGATCGGTTGATTTTATTAATACATTATGCTCTTTCAATGCTTTGATTAGTAGATCTGCAAATTGTAATTTATCCGGTAGCTCATTGTCAATCAACACTTTATCCAATGCATTACAAGCTGAAATTTTACTGGTTTTAGCATTTATAATCACATTTATCGCTTTATCCTGATTCGCGGCTTCATGAACATACAGGAAATTATTCCCTCTGCCACTGACAATAACCGGACAGGTAGCGTTTTGTCTCACAAATTGTATCAACAGATCGCCGCCTCTTGGTACAATTAAGTCGTACTCATTCTGAGCATTCTTCAGTAATTCCTGCGTTTCTGATCTGGTCAATGCAAGATACTGAATATAATCTGAGGCGACGTTATTTTCTGTCAGTGCTGAATGCCAGCATTTCATCAGTTCAAGATTGGTTCTTTGAGATTCTTTGCCCCCTTTTAAAGCGATTTTATTACCTGCTTTGAATGCGATGGCAGCAGCTTCCACCGTTACATCCGGCCTTGATTCGTAAATGATCAGGATTTTTCCGAATGGGCAACTTCTGTTTTCAACAGTCATACCATTCGCATGATCTAAGGCGTAAAGTAATTTGCCTACAGGATCTTCTGAAGATGCAACTT
The genomic region above belongs to Saprospiraceae bacterium and contains:
- a CDS encoding D-2-hydroxyacid dehydrogenase; translated protein: MNIVFLDAYTLNPGDLSFSGLEALGNFKAYDRSESKDLQSRMKNVEVAIVNKFPVNEKTLNLMPDLKYIVVAATGYNNIDIETVKRKNIPVSNVKGYSTEGVAQHVFASIMTLFNRIAYYDEKVKYGEWSTCPDFCFYHHSIQELSGLTMGIIGYGDIGSRVGGIAHAFGMKVLASTRNQDKPKPDFIKFSDQNIIFKNADIITLHVPLSEETKEIINRNSLSTMKKNAILVNTARGPLINESDLLDALNEKTISGAVLDVLSKEPPENDNPLLKHPTVLITPHIAWAGLQSRQRLLNGLIENISQYQKGEILNRVV
- the proB gene encoding glutamate 5-kinase — its product is MDKSDKKLILLKLGTGTLTKSTTSISRGKLEDIGRQILKLKDKYDFIIVSSGAIAVARQFVYLHDAGQDIEVKQALAAIGQPHLMRIIQDCFHDFKLHTAQCLLSYNDFERQTSRDNIVNTIKTLIANNYIPIINENDTVATEEIKFGDNDKLASLTARLTKTDLMILATNTSGVYKLNNHQPDETIPVLDDVQTIIEQIDDSKSDLGSGGMKSKLESARLASEAGIETWLVNGLEDNFMLKAMDGTTKFTRIPAKA
- a CDS encoding glutamate-5-semialdehyde dehydrogenase, giving the protein MLSTEQKNKVLISASQYIEVNRESILSANQRDLQDFALNDVALKDRLYVNQQKIDDMITSLLEVASSEDPVGKLLYALDHANGMTVENRSCPFGKILIIYESRPDVTVEAAAIAFKAGNKIALKGGKESQRTNLELMKCWHSALTENNVASDYIQYLALTRSETQELLKNAQNEYDLIVPRGGDLLIQFVRQNATCPVIVSGRGNNFLYVHEAANQDKAINVIINAKTSKISACNALDKVLIDNELPDKLQFADLLIKALKEHNVLIKSTDPSVFKNTIAAEKSDWETEYLDNIIMLSEVAGIEDAINKINTHSGKHSATIMTETETIANDFMEKVDAAAVYHNVSTRFTDGGSLGLGAELAISTDKLHHRGPLGTQHLVSNKWYIKGNGQIR